One region of Kytococcus sedentarius DSM 20547 genomic DNA includes:
- a CDS encoding glycerophosphodiester phosphodiesterase, whose translation MDNSTRSAASLLLTATGLALVTAAPATATGGDGTSHPQTAHPVFTAEKPWVIGHRGASGHRPEHTLEAYELAVRMGADFFEPDLVSTRDGVLVCRHENEISGTTDVADHPEFADRRTTKTIDGVELTGWFTEDFTLAELKTLRAVERIPAERPGNTRYDGQFEVATFAEVLELRERLSAETGREIGIIPEVKHPTYFDGLGLSMEEGLVEQLRAAHLDHADAPVHVQSFELQNLVDLNRSLGAEVPLVFLTASEGQPWDLESAGDPRTYADLMKPEGLNELARDIDAIGPERTLVVPEEDGVLGEPTSLVADAHAAGLAVTPYTFRAENAFLPESLRSSQDPAELGDMDTLVRAHLEAGVDGVFSDQPGLAVTTRDAWREEQGPIIDTGVAAPAQGLPSALPGLFAGAGALALGALLVRQGARRA comes from the coding sequence GTGGACAACTCAACGCGCTCTGCCGCCTCCCTCCTCCTGACCGCCACCGGACTGGCCCTCGTGACCGCCGCCCCCGCCACCGCCACCGGCGGTGACGGCACGTCGCACCCCCAGACCGCACACCCCGTCTTCACGGCCGAGAAGCCGTGGGTCATCGGCCACCGCGGGGCCTCCGGGCACCGGCCCGAACACACGCTCGAGGCCTACGAGCTGGCCGTGCGGATGGGGGCCGACTTCTTCGAGCCCGACCTCGTCAGCACCCGGGACGGCGTCCTGGTCTGCCGCCACGAGAACGAGATCTCCGGGACCACGGACGTCGCCGACCACCCGGAGTTCGCCGACCGTCGGACCACCAAGACCATCGACGGCGTCGAGCTCACCGGCTGGTTCACCGAGGACTTCACGCTGGCCGAACTCAAGACGCTCCGCGCGGTCGAGCGCATCCCCGCCGAGCGCCCCGGCAACACCCGCTACGACGGCCAGTTCGAGGTGGCCACCTTCGCGGAGGTGCTCGAGCTGCGCGAGCGGCTCTCGGCCGAGACCGGGCGCGAGATCGGCATCATCCCGGAGGTCAAGCACCCCACCTACTTCGACGGCCTCGGACTGTCCATGGAGGAGGGTCTGGTCGAGCAGCTGCGTGCGGCGCACCTGGACCACGCGGACGCGCCGGTGCACGTCCAGAGCTTCGAGCTGCAGAACCTCGTGGACCTCAACCGCTCGTTGGGTGCCGAGGTGCCGCTGGTCTTCCTGACCGCGTCCGAGGGACAGCCGTGGGACTTGGAGTCCGCCGGCGACCCCCGCACCTATGCGGACCTCATGAAACCCGAGGGGCTCAACGAGCTGGCCCGGGACATCGACGCCATCGGCCCCGAGCGCACGCTGGTCGTCCCCGAGGAGGACGGGGTGCTCGGGGAGCCGACCTCGTTGGTCGCCGACGCGCACGCCGCGGGCCTCGCCGTGACGCCCTACACCTTCCGGGCGGAGAACGCCTTCCTGCCCGAGTCGCTGCGCAGCTCGCAGGACCCGGCCGAGCTGGGGGACATGGACACCCTGGTCCGTGCCCACCTCGAGGCTGGTGTCGACGGGGTCTTCTCCGACCAGCCGGGGTTGGCGGTCACCACCCGTGACGCCTGGCGTGAGGAGCAGGGCCCCATCATCGACACCGGTGTGGCCGCGCCCGCGCAGGGTCTTCCGAGCGCGCTTCCCGGCCTGTTCGCCGGCGCCGGGGCACTTGCGCTGGGCGCCCTCCTGGTGCGGCAGGGTGCGCGTCGGGCCTGA
- a CDS encoding acyltransferase domain-containing protein: MLAIVCPGQGAQSPGFLAPWLELPGFADRMAWLSACAGIDLVAHGTTSDADTIRDTAVAQPLIVGSGLVSFLALFDHPADAYRTVRVGAGHSVGEITAAVGTGVLSAEQAMVFVRARGQGMAEASARTPTSMRAVVGGDRDEVVAAIEAAGLTAANQNGANQVVAAGTVEQLEAFAAQPPARTRVIPLQVAGAFHTEHMSPAVETLAGYARAMSTHDARIDLVSNADGSVLRSGREVLTRLVTQVSRPVRWDLCMDAFADMGITGVIEIPPAGTLTGLVKKHLKGVEALALKTPDDLEAARRMIAEHGEDRSEGTDHPTWRMLVSPAKGTVDLACCDKGEGGRFAAGDQLATVRALREEVPVVATHGGQIVEWLVQDGDPVAPGQPIVRIHPSQED; this comes from the coding sequence GTGCTTGCGATCGTCTGCCCTGGACAGGGCGCTCAGTCCCCCGGCTTCCTCGCCCCCTGGCTCGAGCTGCCCGGTTTCGCCGACCGGATGGCGTGGCTCTCCGCGTGTGCGGGGATCGACCTGGTGGCTCACGGCACCACCTCGGACGCGGACACCATCCGTGACACGGCCGTGGCCCAGCCGCTCATCGTCGGCTCCGGCCTGGTGAGCTTCCTGGCCCTCTTCGACCACCCCGCCGACGCCTACCGGACGGTGCGCGTGGGGGCCGGTCACAGCGTCGGGGAGATCACCGCCGCCGTCGGCACCGGCGTCCTCAGCGCCGAGCAGGCCATGGTCTTCGTGCGGGCCCGGGGCCAGGGCATGGCCGAGGCCTCGGCCCGCACGCCCACCTCCATGCGGGCCGTCGTCGGCGGTGACCGCGACGAGGTCGTGGCCGCCATCGAGGCCGCGGGGCTGACCGCGGCCAACCAGAACGGCGCGAACCAGGTGGTCGCTGCGGGCACGGTCGAGCAGCTCGAGGCCTTCGCGGCCCAGCCGCCGGCCCGCACCCGCGTGATCCCGCTGCAGGTCGCCGGGGCCTTCCACACCGAGCACATGAGCCCGGCCGTCGAGACCCTGGCCGGCTACGCCCGTGCCATGAGTACCCACGACGCCCGCATCGACCTCGTCTCCAACGCCGACGGCTCGGTGCTGCGCTCGGGGCGCGAGGTGCTCACCCGCCTGGTGACCCAGGTCTCGCGCCCGGTGCGTTGGGACCTGTGCATGGACGCCTTCGCCGACATGGGGATCACCGGCGTCATCGAGATCCCGCCGGCCGGCACGCTGACGGGCCTGGTCAAGAAGCACCTCAAGGGCGTCGAGGCCCTCGCGCTCAAGACCCCCGACGACCTCGAGGCGGCCCGGCGCATGATCGCCGAGCACGGTGAGGACCGGTCCGAGGGCACCGACCACCCGACCTGGCGGATGCTCGTCTCCCCCGCCAAGGGGACCGTCGACCTCGCCTGCTGTGACAAGGGCGAGGGCGGGCGTTTCGCGGCGGGCGACCAGCTCGCCACGGTTCGCGCACTGCGCGAGGAGGTGCCCGTCGTGGCCACCCACGGTGGGCAGATCGTCGAGTGGCTCGTCCAGGACGGCGACCCGGTGGCCCCCGGACAGCCGATCGTCCGGATCCACCCCAGCCAGGAGGACTGA
- the fabF gene encoding beta-ketoacyl-ACP synthase II has protein sequence MTDVVVTGLGAITPLGGTVAETWQALLNGTSGAAALPPEWKDQYGLPVEFATQVTADVEDVLSRVQAKRMDRTTQFSLISAKQAWADAQSPEVDPARLAVVMGTGIGGVVTVMNQWDVLREKGTRRVSPLTVPMLMPNAGAAAVSLELGARGASRTPVSACASGAEAVAVGLGLLRRGEADVVVVGGAESCIHPMPMAGFAQMQALSTRNDSPTTASRPYDTDRDGFVLGEGGGALVLESAEHAAARGARVYARVLGAGMTSDAHHIAAPEPEGVGAASAMSMAVEDAGVSAADIVHVNAHATSTPVGDIAESKAIRRAFGDEADHMAVSGTKSLTGHLLGGAGAVESVFTVMALHDRTAPATANIESFDEAIQLDVVRDAHRELPAGQVAALNNSFGFGGHNVAVVFGSAS, from the coding sequence ATGACCGACGTCGTCGTCACCGGCCTGGGCGCCATCACCCCGCTGGGTGGCACCGTGGCCGAGACCTGGCAGGCCCTGTTGAACGGCACCTCGGGGGCCGCTGCCCTCCCGCCGGAGTGGAAGGACCAGTACGGGCTGCCCGTGGAGTTCGCCACCCAGGTGACCGCCGACGTCGAGGACGTCCTCTCCCGGGTCCAGGCCAAGCGCATGGACCGCACCACCCAGTTCTCGCTGATCAGCGCCAAGCAGGCCTGGGCCGACGCCCAGTCGCCCGAGGTGGACCCCGCCCGGCTCGCCGTGGTGATGGGCACCGGCATCGGCGGTGTGGTGACGGTGATGAACCAGTGGGACGTGCTGCGCGAGAAGGGCACGCGCCGCGTCTCCCCGCTGACCGTCCCCATGCTGATGCCGAACGCCGGCGCCGCCGCCGTGTCGCTGGAGCTGGGCGCCCGTGGGGCCTCCCGCACCCCGGTGAGCGCCTGCGCCTCGGGCGCCGAGGCCGTCGCCGTGGGCCTGGGGCTGCTGCGTCGCGGTGAGGCCGACGTCGTCGTGGTCGGCGGCGCAGAGAGCTGCATCCACCCGATGCCGATGGCGGGCTTCGCACAGATGCAGGCCCTCTCGACCCGCAACGACTCCCCCACCACGGCCTCGCGCCCGTACGACACCGACCGCGACGGGTTCGTCCTGGGCGAGGGGGGTGGCGCGCTGGTGCTCGAGAGCGCCGAGCACGCCGCGGCCCGCGGGGCGCGGGTGTACGCCCGGGTGCTCGGGGCCGGCATGACCTCCGACGCCCACCACATCGCGGCCCCGGAGCCCGAGGGCGTCGGCGCCGCCAGCGCGATGTCCATGGCCGTGGAGGACGCCGGCGTGAGCGCGGCGGACATCGTCCACGTCAACGCCCACGCCACCAGCACGCCGGTCGGCGACATCGCCGAGAGCAAGGCGATCCGCCGCGCCTTCGGTGACGAGGCCGACCACATGGCCGTCTCGGGGACCAAGTCGCTCACGGGGCACCTGCTGGGTGGCGCCGGAGCCGTCGAGTCGGTCTTCACCGTGATGGCCCTGCACGACCGCACCGCCCCTGCCACCGCCAACATCGAGAGCTTCGACGAGGCGATCCAGCTGGACGTGGTCCGCGACGCGCACCGGGAGCTCCCCGCCGGCCAGGTGGCGGCCCTGAACAACTCCTTCGGGTTCGGCGGCCACAACGTCGCCGTGGTCTTCGGGAGCGCCTCGTGA
- a CDS encoding PucR family transcriptional regulator yields the protein MTAPAVDDRTLAQLRAQVSELTHQALLQMERHEWYRELSAEHRSGVALVAEAGIRAFGEWLSGRGEPGRATLVFADAPRELSTALSLEQTIELVRVTVHTVEESVEDLAHDPSERDRLLVACLRFSRDIAFGAATVYARAAEARGSWDSRLESLVVDAVLRGEATEDIHSRAAALGWGQAQGVAVAVGTSSDLTDEAELVRQVRSACRRHGREALVTINSGRVVVVLSGLDDAEDAFAPLTAALDESPVVVGPVVPHLFAAGRSARAALAGWNASRAWPDAPAAVRSSELLPERVLAGDDSARRELTKLVVRPLEEAGRDLLATAETMLTQGGALEASARALFVHVNTVRYRLARIEEVVGLDLTDPRDAWTLRVALAVHRIDAPRVPQWRRSVQGDA from the coding sequence ATGACAGCGCCTGCCGTGGACGACCGGACCCTCGCCCAGCTGCGCGCCCAGGTCTCGGAACTCACCCACCAGGCACTGCTGCAGATGGAGCGACACGAGTGGTACCGCGAGCTCTCCGCGGAGCACCGGTCGGGGGTGGCGCTGGTGGCCGAGGCCGGCATCCGTGCCTTCGGCGAGTGGCTCTCCGGACGGGGCGAGCCCGGCCGGGCCACCCTCGTCTTCGCCGACGCCCCCCGCGAGCTCAGCACGGCCCTGAGTCTGGAGCAGACCATCGAGCTGGTCCGGGTGACGGTGCACACCGTCGAGGAGTCCGTGGAGGACCTCGCGCACGACCCCTCCGAGCGGGACCGGTTGCTGGTGGCCTGCCTGCGCTTCAGCCGAGACATCGCCTTCGGTGCCGCCACGGTGTATGCGCGCGCCGCCGAGGCCCGCGGCTCTTGGGACTCCCGGCTGGAGTCGCTCGTGGTCGACGCCGTCCTGCGGGGCGAGGCCACCGAGGACATCCACTCCCGGGCCGCGGCACTCGGCTGGGGGCAGGCGCAGGGGGTCGCCGTCGCGGTGGGCACCAGCAGCGACCTCACCGACGAGGCGGAGCTCGTCCGGCAGGTCCGCAGCGCCTGTCGCCGCCACGGCCGGGAGGCCCTGGTCACCATCAACTCCGGGCGTGTGGTGGTGGTCCTCTCCGGCCTCGACGACGCCGAGGACGCGTTCGCGCCACTGACCGCCGCCCTGGACGAGAGCCCGGTGGTGGTCGGGCCGGTCGTGCCCCACCTCTTCGCCGCCGGCCGCTCAGCCCGGGCCGCCCTGGCCGGGTGGAACGCCTCACGCGCCTGGCCCGACGCCCCGGCCGCAGTGCGCTCGAGCGAGCTGCTCCCCGAGCGGGTCCTGGCCGGTGACGACTCGGCCCGCCGCGAGCTCACCAAGCTGGTGGTCCGCCCCTTGGAGGAGGCCGGCCGCGACCTGCTCGCCACCGCCGAGACGATGCTGACGCAGGGTGGCGCGCTCGAGGCCAGCGCCCGGGCACTGTTCGTCCACGTCAACACGGTGCGCTACCGGCTCGCCCGCATCGAGGAGGTCGTGGGGCTCGACCTCACCGACCCGCGGGACGCCTGGACGCTCCGGGTGGCGCTGGCGGTGCACCGCATCGACGCCCCGCGGGTTCCCCAGTGGAGGCGGTCGGTGCAGGGAGACGCCTGA
- a CDS encoding beta-ketoacyl-ACP synthase III, which translates to MQALRTTTSLRPAAISGVGAFRPERVVPNSELVERIDSSDEWIRQRSGIEERRWASAEDTTLSMATAAARQALEHAGVTADQLGAIVVATVSNPMRTPGVAPMLAAELGSTAPAFDLSAACAGYCHGIALANDMVGAGTADHVLVVGVELLSQFTDPDDRGTAFLFGDAAGAAVVSLSEVSGIGPTVWGSKGDQWEVIRTREDGMLTMAGQSVFRWAVWGMAPICQQALDAAGVAATDLDVFIPHQANARITAEMVKQLGLPAHVPVADDIRRTGNTSAASIPVATARMLADGSAPSGGLALQIGFGAGLVYAAQVVRLP; encoded by the coding sequence ATGCAGGCACTGCGCACGACCACCTCCCTGCGCCCGGCCGCCATCTCCGGCGTCGGCGCCTTCCGCCCCGAGCGCGTCGTCCCCAACAGCGAGCTCGTCGAACGCATCGACTCCAGCGACGAGTGGATCCGACAGCGCTCCGGCATCGAGGAGCGCCGCTGGGCCTCCGCGGAGGACACCACGCTCTCGATGGCGACCGCGGCCGCGCGGCAGGCACTCGAGCACGCCGGTGTGACGGCCGACCAGCTGGGCGCCATCGTCGTCGCGACCGTCTCGAACCCGATGCGGACCCCCGGCGTGGCCCCGATGCTGGCCGCCGAGCTGGGCAGCACCGCCCCCGCCTTCGACCTGTCCGCCGCGTGCGCGGGCTACTGCCACGGCATCGCCCTGGCCAACGACATGGTCGGGGCCGGCACCGCCGACCACGTGCTGGTGGTCGGCGTCGAGCTCCTCTCCCAGTTCACCGATCCCGACGACCGCGGCACCGCGTTCCTCTTCGGCGACGCCGCCGGCGCCGCCGTGGTCAGCCTCTCGGAGGTCTCCGGCATCGGCCCCACCGTCTGGGGCTCGAAGGGCGACCAGTGGGAGGTCATCCGCACCCGCGAGGACGGCATGCTCACCATGGCCGGCCAGTCGGTCTTCCGGTGGGCCGTCTGGGGCATGGCCCCCATCTGCCAGCAGGCGCTGGACGCCGCCGGCGTGGCCGCCACGGACCTGGATGTGTTCATCCCCCACCAGGCCAACGCGCGCATCACCGCGGAGATGGTGAAGCAGTTGGGCCTCCCGGCCCACGTGCCCGTCGCGGACGACATCCGACGGACCGGAAACACCTCGGCCGCGTCCATCCCCGTGGCCACCGCGAGGATGCTGGCCGACGGATCCGCCCCGTCCGGTGGGCTCGCGCTGCAGATCGGATTCGGAGCCGGGTTGGTATACGCCGCTCAGGTCGTCCGTCTGCCCTGA
- a CDS encoding acyl carrier protein, translating into MAQSDQEILTVLADVVSEETGIEPAEVTPEKSFAGDLDIDSLSMMTILVNVEEKTGVAIPDEEMGNLNTVADAVNYIKSHQA; encoded by the coding sequence ATGGCTCAGTCCGATCAGGAGATCCTGACCGTGCTCGCTGACGTCGTCAGCGAGGAGACCGGCATCGAGCCGGCAGAGGTCACCCCGGAGAAGTCCTTCGCCGGCGACCTCGACATCGACTCGCTGTCGATGATGACCATCCTCGTGAACGTCGAGGAGAAGACCGGCGTCGCCATCCCCGACGAGGAGATGGGCAATCTGAACACCGTTGCCGACGCCGTGAACTACATCAAGTCCCACCAGGCCTGA